The proteins below are encoded in one region of Fibrobacter sp. UWT2:
- a CDS encoding glycosyltransferase, which produces MFFTVLTYLVIGLLAVFGLFYIVLEARFFRALGSVRVGNSDVEPAPKVSILIAARNESVGIRATLDSVLAQDYRGDWDVWVADDRSDDDTPKILADYAAKNPRLHVLTIKEIPEGVSPKKHALSLLIEACEGEILCLTDADCLVKPTWVTGIVAEFEPGIELVAGHSYIPTIPGKSSILICMQAVETLIYRVAGTAGLAMRLPLTSTGNNLAYRKSFFKSVHGFDNVIKIQSGDDDLLMQKLAADRPWAMRYCIAESTFVTTNGKETLKELWEQRKRWASKTIYYTPKIVFVLSMVFLFLVMQCIAAAFAPFSFNVLIATIIAFVAKCIGDLVLILRGLRIFKQEHLLKWCIPVEFIHAPFTVLAVLFGLFGRFKWK; this is translated from the coding sequence ATGTTTTTTACGGTGCTCACATACCTGGTCATCGGCCTTTTGGCTGTGTTCGGACTATTCTATATAGTCTTGGAGGCGCGGTTCTTCCGTGCGCTGGGTTCGGTGCGCGTGGGCAATTCCGATGTGGAGCCCGCCCCCAAGGTAAGCATCTTGATTGCCGCCCGCAATGAATCGGTGGGTATTCGGGCTACATTGGACTCGGTTTTAGCTCAAGACTACCGCGGTGACTGGGATGTTTGGGTGGCCGACGACCGCAGCGACGACGATACGCCGAAAATTTTGGCCGATTATGCCGCCAAGAACCCCAGACTGCATGTTCTGACAATTAAAGAGATTCCGGAAGGGGTCAGCCCCAAAAAGCATGCGCTTTCACTGCTGATCGAGGCCTGCGAAGGCGAAATTCTGTGCCTGACCGACGCCGACTGCCTGGTAAAGCCCACCTGGGTCACGGGAATTGTCGCCGAATTCGAACCGGGCATTGAACTAGTAGCCGGGCATTCGTACATTCCTACAATCCCCGGTAAGTCAAGCATCCTTATCTGCATGCAGGCGGTCGAGACCCTCATTTACCGAGTCGCCGGCACCGCGGGCCTCGCGATGCGACTCCCGCTCACAAGCACCGGCAACAACCTCGCCTACCGCAAGAGCTTCTTCAAAAGCGTGCATGGATTCGATAACGTCATCAAAATTCAGAGCGGCGACGACGACCTGCTGATGCAGAAACTGGCCGCTGACCGCCCCTGGGCCATGCGCTACTGCATCGCCGAGTCCACCTTCGTGACCACCAACGGCAAGGAAACCCTCAAGGAACTCTGGGAACAACGCAAGCGTTGGGCCTCGAAGACTATATACTATACACCGAAAATCGTCTTTGTGCTCTCTATGGTGTTCCTGTTCCTGGTCATGCAATGTATCGCAGCAGCATTTGCACCGTTCAGCTTTAACGTTTTGATTGCGACGATTATCGCGTTTGTCGCCAAGTGTATCGGCGATTTGGTTTTAATACTCCGCGGGCTCAGGATATTCAAGCAGGAGCACCTTTTAAAATGGTGTATCCCGGTTGAATTCATTCACGCCCCCTTTACCGTGCTGGCCGTGCTTTTTGGCCTGTTCGGACGATTTAAATGGAAATAA